The following DNA comes from Papaver somniferum cultivar HN1 chromosome 4, ASM357369v1, whole genome shotgun sequence.
atggcttttcGGAGCAATATCTAAGGAGGGGGGTGGGGTGTGAATTAAATTGTATGTTTATCAAAAAATCTAGCATAAAAGAGACGTGTAAAGACTAAAGGGGAGTTCATATCACAATATGAAGTGATTAAAGATACTACTCATTGAGATAGGGACGATGCACGGAATTTGTGTCATCCTTCCAAACTATAAGTGGAAGTTTTTATTGTCTCTTGCAATATGAATCATTCAATTGCAGGTACTCATTGTACATATATGAAACCGTAGAAGAACATTGAAAATTAGATAaatcaagaaaaccttatggTGATTGTGCTGCAAGTCATATTTATAAAAATCCATATGTATTTTTTGtcgttaaaattgacaaagggggagactgttagagcgaatgctcggttgaacctacataCCTTGGTACGTCAAGTATGTTGTCAGGTTGAAATGCCAAAATTATTTCTTGATTTAACTTACTAAAGTCATCTTATATTTGAAATAGATTAGGTAGTAGAGACTTAGGATTTTTCGAGTTACTCAAGACGGGTAAAGAATAGAAAATCATACAAAGACATTTATCTAAAGATCGTCGATACAAGTAGCAAAAACTGGTATATTCTTTTGAACTCgtctccatatatatatatatatatatatatatctacctTCGCAAAAGTCAAGGACTTTAGTAAATGATCATAAGAAGATAATATCTCGGATTAGCTTCTTGCTAATCCTAATGATGTTTCGACTTCCAATTACTTGCTTTTCTAGAAAAACTAAGCTTGAGAGAAAATCACATGTGTTATTGAAAATGTCAAGGCTTGGAAATTTATTCTTGATTGGTATCTTACTACTTATCATTTCGATCACTTGAGTTCATAAACCTAAGAATTGAGTTTCTGAATATATAAGCTTGTAAAACTCAGAACATAAGGCAAATAAACTCTTTGAGTTTGCCAActtaatatatgagtttgtgAAACTATGATAAAGATTTTTTTGTGAACTTTTGTCTTTTGAGCTCATGAACCTAATATGGTGAGTTCGCGAACTTATAAAAGAAAAACTTCTCCTGAACTTTAATTGAGTTCGTGAACCTATATatctgggttcgcgaacttattACAAGATAATTTTCATGAGACTTTTGAGCATTTGAGCATGTGAACCTAAAAAGGTGAATCCGCAAACCTAACAAAGGTTTATGCTCTGGTGACTTATTTTTGTTTGAGTTTGCGAGACTATTTCCTTGAGTTCACGGACCTATAAAGCTCTAACGCCttattttttctcttttggtTCATGGACTTAACCTTGGATGGTCATGAACCTACAATCTTAATGTACCGGTTCATAACTCTAATTACTTTGGGAttaattatttttctttggatTTCAAAGCGAACTTTCTACACTCTTATAAATTGCTAATTATTTTGGTTGGAAAGTCTAGTTCTTTTTTTAAAAGTTTGAAGCTATCTTTGGTATAATTCTCTTCATAGAATTCACTACAATTGTATGTAACTTCTTATTATGGAAAGAAACTCATTGGAATTCAAGTTCTTTCCAAAGAACAATTTTAAAAACGACCTTGATTTAGAAATTGAGAATTAAATAAGATTGCAAGGAATTCTTAGGAAACCTATTGGTTACTATAAATTAGAGACATCAACAAAACAGAAAACTCAACCCCTGTACTCATATGCATCTTTTTGTAAAGTTTGTCCTACAGAGACCAAAGGATCTTCGAAATCTAAGTTTCGACTTTGAAAGACTTCACTTGGGATTCATGAAGCACGTGTTCACCTTTCTTGAAGAAAGATAGTTTTACGACATGTATCCTTGTTTGTGTTGTGTATAATTCTTATTTATTTTAAGGTCCTTTTCTTCCGATAAGCTAACATTCAAGAATTGGAGATCCAATACATATTTGATAGAAAACTACAAACATAATTGCGTATTAGTCTTATCTATTGAAATTTTGTTTGTGAGTATTTCATAAATAATACATTTTGTGGTTCTTGTGTAGATAGAAGATTAGATATCTTTATAAGTTTTGAAGAGTATAAACCCTAGTGTTTTGATTTAGATTCGTATAAGTACAGGAAATCGATTTCTACATCCTTgatctaaaaaaaaaaggattgtgGAGCAACTCCAAGGTTGTAAAGGACATCATCTAGGGGAACCAACTGCGTAGGTTCTTGCGAGCATAAAGAGACCTATGGGAAAAACTGCAGCAGAGTAGGTCGGAGGCTTTATTCTTTCTCAACTAAATTCCAAATTGGagtcttatagtaggctagtgcttgtagcgacttaatacagtggtTGTTGAAACTAGACGAGGTCTCGGCGTTTTTCTTCTTTGCAGtttttcttgttaacaaaatttcagcgTTTTTGCTTTActtttgatttccgcattatattgattttatctttataactagAAGTACAAGTAAGTTGTACCTAATTTTAAGAATAACGATTTGAGATTATGCAAGGATATTTATTGTTTGGATTGAAATTCACGCAAGCAATAAGTCTATAGGTTTTGTAACGAAAAAGAGAGAACACTTCTTGATTTAAGAAACCCTTTTGTGATACAAAATTATGTGTAATAACGAGAAACAAATTAAGAAATCTCACTTAGATACTGACTAACCATCATTGAGTTTCGGTTTTACTGAATTCGATTTTTAAAGAGAGAGATGTGTAGCCTGAGCCGGGCCACGAAAAAAGTTAATTTATCGCTCTGAAGAATGCTTCAAAGTTAGGGTGGTGATGAATTACACACTAGTAGTAAATTAACATTGTTAACATCTATATATTTATTTGTTGAACATTCAATTGGTCAATGATAGTCAACATATGGGATCAGGTACCAAATTCCAACTTGTTGGTGCCAATTGTCAGTTCTGGACAAAATCTAGGTAACCAACGACAAAAACTCAAATAGCCTTCAATAATTTTCGAAACTGAATTGAGAAAAGAGAGTAAATGGTGTCAATTCTTATTATTTTACTACGAATTTAGTTTTTAGTCATATCATGTATGACATGAAGAGTGGCCAAAGCCTTGGACTATAAATATTAGTACTGATGTATGCAACCCatgtttaatttttttctttgtatatTGGATATTTACTTTGCATCGGAAAGTGCaaaaccaattaaaaaaaaaaaagagatagtgTTTTCTTGCACTAGTAAATAAGACGCCAAAGAAAAGTCAACAGAGATCTTCTGACAACAATTTGGGATATGTTGTCCCTGCTTTTGAAGATTGTATGTAATTGATGACTCCATAGGTTGTAACGTACCCATACAAAACttctttttaatttaaattaatataatatgcttcaaaaagaaataatgggGCTTGATGAGATCTTCCATTAATGGCATAATAATGTTCATCGGATTTTGTACGAATTTACTGAGATAAATTAGTTTGAAGAAGATTACTTAATAATGCAGTGAATTCTAGCATTCTTACAAAGTAACAGCTAGATGGAATGGGAAGGCAGTACACGGGTGCATATATAGATTATCAGCAAAAACAGTGATACACCACTATGAGACAAACTTCGATATGTTGCATGCGAGTTGCGACaaacaaaaacacaacaagtgAAGGATGGGTTCAATTAAACTGAAACGCGATCAGGTTCGGGCATTGCCCGTTGCGTGAATAATATCAAGGACTTTTCCGATATACTAGTATAAGGTAAATTTAACATAGACAATTTCATTTTACGTTAATCTTCATTTCCAATGCAAAAAAAACActattcttttatgtttttttaattggTTTTACATTTTCCGAATGTCTTGTTTTAATTAGTTTTACAATTTCCCGATGTAATAATGGGATGTTATCTTGTACatgatgcacaagataacaaaacccttaATAAGACAAATTTTGTTAATCCAGCGGCTGACTGTAAGAAAACCCAAATGAACAGAGTCAATAACTCTGAAAAAATAGATTCCTATCCAACGGCCAAAttttaaacttggaaaataaaaattagttagTGTTTGAAAGGCCTGTAAGGCTTTTTATGGTACAAAAAGATCTACACAAGAGTCCTCAAAATTAGTTAAAACAAAACAATTGACAGATCTAATATTGTTATTCGTCCCACATgcccacatcaaaaatttatccgtCTATAAGACGGCTCTGGCCGAGAAGGTGAATTGATTTCGTCAAATTAAGGGGTGctgggaaaaaaagaaaagaaactgacAGTACTAAACTGATTATTACTGATTATTATCTTGTGGACGAGAATCCCCTAAACAAAAAGATTCCTGCACCAGCAACAGCGAGGGTAACTGTAAGAGCAAGGGGGATACCAATGGAGGATTGCAAGTCACTGATCCTGCTCTTGCTTCTGCTATTTGCTCGTACATGGCTAGCTCTATCTCCCATACTTTCATGAAGAAACTTACTTAAATTGTCTAACTGATAAATGATTTGAAGTTGTCCCCGAGAAATCTGCTCATGAGAGAGTTGACATGAAAAGGTACACCGTCGTTAAATTGAGGGAAGAATAAAAAATTAAGTACGATTTCGAGAAATGCACCATAAACATTTGAAATAATCTCGCAAGAGCCTAAAACTGAGTTTTTTCCTAGTACCTCGTCTATTAATGAAGATTCCTTCGCTAACTGGGAAGATGACAATGAATTGGTCAGTAGGGATCCAGTCGAACCATTACCAAACCCAGAGGTGAATAGAGATGTGGGTCCAGTGCCATTGCAGGCTTCAGCTGCGACGGACAAGTTTAGTTGGCTGGGCGAAGCTTTCTTGATGGTGAGCTTGGAATTCAGCTCCTCCATCCTACATGTAAACTCATCCATTCTCTCGTTCAGCGTAGAAATCTGTTCCGAAAGCTGTGTAATAACTCCCTGAACCTCACCCAATCAGCAAGAATGAATTAAGTCATTCAGCGGCAAAAATCTATAAAACAGAAACAGACCTAAGAGCTAACCTGGCTTGCAACTGTTGCAGGTGAGTCTTGATTTTTACCATCAAACCTACTGCCAACGGCTAGTCTTGTTAGCTTGGACAGATTTTTGTCACCTTGTGTTGAATATGAATGTGACATACCACTGTTCAAAAATAGCTATCAGAAGCAACTTACAACATGTCTGACAAATAATTACCAgttctaaaaaaaaagaaaaatgaaagggATTAGAAATCAGTGCCTCTGAAAACGCTTCTTTCTCATAGCAACCCAGTCTGCAGAGGCTCGGGAAAGTGCTTCTTTGGGACTTGAAGAAACCAGATCGTCATCTATACTGAGCTTGGTCTTCAAATCATCTGGCAGTGCCTGTGGAGAGGGACTGGACCATTAGAACATTAAAGCAGGAAAAATAAAGTGAGATGGCTTGAGATTTCTACAATTACATACCATAACTTCATTTACAAGCTTTTCCAGCTGAATTTGTTCAATGTACGTGCGGGGAACATAGAAACCTTCCAAACCTAATTGCTCTGCTATGGACTTCACATATGATCGATCTCTACCTTGCACCTTTTCTCATGAACGGAAGAAAACTTATGTTAGTGCTCATTTAAACACATCACACTAGAGACCAACTTAGATTGTTGCAAGAACACATTTCAACTTTGCACAGTTTCAGTTCATTAAGACATCCTTATATTTCTTTGATATATATCATTTAGCCACAAGaaggacatatatatatatatatatgtgtatatatatatatatcaatttcACTAATGAGAGAACATTTGAAGAAAATTTACTCCGAATGAAACGTGTGGATACACGATCAGTTGATACCTGAACATAATGACGACTGAGCTGTTCTAACCAATCAATTTTCACACACACTTTATCATTAAAAAAGACATGACTACTTCTTTTCAGGATGCTTGCTATTGTGTATCCCAAGGCCATCAGCCCTCCAAGAAGGCGCACACTGACTTCAAAAGTTATCCTCGGTGATATGATAAATGGACTGTCTGTAACCCATTCCTACAGTCAATAAATGCAAACAATCAAAAGAGCTTACTTATTAGTAAAAATACACCCATTTTACATATTAATAGTCAGGAAAGCCATAATAACATGGGGACAATCAGAGAAAGTAGCATAGTGTAAAAATGGAACACAATTGCTAATCTGATTGTTCCAGTTATTCTATATAACTTAGGGCTAGTGCTGATGCGTGAAACTAATTTACTGTGAGAACCGATTATAAAATATTAGGAAAGCCAAATTTCACATATGCTGACTAACCTCAAACATTAAATTGTACTTGCCATCCTTGTTTCGCATCCGGAGATACGATTGACAAGCTTCAGATTCTTCACCTGGTGGTAAAAGGTAAATATCATATGTTTCTTCTGTAGACTCCGTATGTTCTTCTGACATAACTGCCTTGATTTCATCCACTGTCAGCACCTTCGGTGACTATGCAAAATGTAAAGTAGAATAAATGAATGGATAGATAAATAAGTTACTATAATCGTTCTGTAAGGCACTTCAAATAAGAAAAGTCAAAGTACATTAAAACATCAAGTGGGAGCTAACCTTCAAAATATAAGTTGGGTTCTGGAATCCCGTGAATGGATTGAACTTGTTTTTTATCTTAATATGGGCTGTGTCCAAATCTGGCTCAATAAAAGCCTTATACATAGGATATACCTGTGTGAGCAAAGTTTTTGGCAACTGTTAGAAAACTGAAGGTGCTATCCAGTTAAGCTAACAAAGAGTAGAGAGTTATGCAAGTCAACCAATTACTTCAAAGTAAACATCTAACACGGGATAAGTTTAAAAACCGTTTCAGAGATCTGAGAGATAATTTCTGAAGGTTCTTGGTCAGCACGCTGTATATCCCGTAAAACCCGCTTCACAAGGTCAAAGTGAACACCACCTGTCACGGATACCCGGAGGTCTAAAAGAGGACGCAGTTTTTCACTCAAAGCATAAATGCCTTCAATAATCACGATGCGGGAGCTAGGCACTTCGACTGTCCTGTAAGGTCATCCATGTTACAATGAACAACTTATCAGAGCCTTTCTGTATAGAGGGACATACATTTAAGGAGTTAAACATAGCACAGatcctgagatttttagatagGCCATGGCATGCTCCCTGTTTTTTGTTTACACTTTTACACCAGCCTAGGGGACCCAACATGAAAATGATCCAAAGTGATTCTTCTGTGATCATGATCTTGTCTCCGATTCAGTCTTGACAAAATAAGACAGTAGTTCTAAAGCTAATGTGCCCATCACTGGTGGTTAGCACTAAATTAAAGCTTTTTTATCTATCTATTACGAGAAATGCTAGCAGACAGCTCCCTAAAGGAGATGCACGGTGCAACTTCTCATCTAATCTGTTGATTC
Coding sequences within:
- the LOC113275695 gene encoding inorganic pyrophosphatase TTM2-like, with product MAQDDGSGADSPQRKLGLLRDQVKLVKRRNSERHEIAPIQEKLSFEKGFFIVIRACQLLAQKNSGLILVGVAGPSGAGKTVFTEKMLSFMPSIAAISMDNYNDASRIIDGNFDDPRLTDYDTLLKNIHGLKEGNPVEVPIYDFKTSSRTGYRTVEVPSSRIVIIEGIYALSEKLRPLLDLRVSVTGGVHFDLVKRVLRDIQRADQEPSEIISQISETVYPMYKAFIEPDLDTAHIKIKNKFNPFTGFQNPTYILKSPKVLTVDEIKAVMSEEHTESTEETYDIYLLPPGEESEACQSYLRMRNKDGKYNLMFEEWVTDSPFIISPRITFEVSVRLLGGLMALGYTIASILKRSSHVFFNDKVCVKIDWLEQLSRHYVQVQGRDRSYVKSIAEQLGLEGFYVPRTYIEQIQLEKLVNEVMALPDDLKTKLSIDDDLVSSSPKEALSRASADWVAMRKKRFQSGMSHSYSTQGDKNLSKLTRLAVGSRFDGKNQDSPATVASQGVITQLSEQISTLNERMDEFTCRMEELNSKLTIKKASPSQLNLSVAAEACNGTGPTSLFTSGFGNGSTGSLLTNSLSSSQLAKESSLIDEISRGQLQIIYQLDNLSKFLHESMGDRASHVRANSRSKSRISDLQSSIGIPLALTVTLAVAGAGIFLFRGFSSTR